The sequence below is a genomic window from Mycobacterium sp. ITM-2016-00316.
TGAGTACCCCAAGCCGTGGACGGACGAGATCGTGCAGGCAGCCGACGCGATCATCACCATGGGTTGCGGCGATGCCTGTCCGATCTTCCCGGGCCGCCGCTACGAGGAGTGGGTGCTCGAAGACCCGCACGGCCAGGGTGTCGACGCGGTCAGGCCGATCCGCGACGAGATCGAGCGACGGGTCCGCGTCCTGCTCGCCGAGCTCGAGGTGCCGGTGCACGCGTAGGTATGCCGCGGGCCCGGTGTGTTGTGTCCGGATTCGATCGATGTCAATATAGATAAATGTCGAAGTGGCTGTCACTGATTCAGGTCGGCCCGCCCATCGGACGCGCAGCACTCGACGAGAGCGCATGTGCGCCACTTGCCCAGATGTTCAAGGCCCTCGGCGATCCGGTCCGGCTGCGCCTGCTGAGCCTGATCGCCAGCAGTGCCGGCGGCGAAGCCTGCGTCTGCGACATCTCCAGCACGTTCGATCTTTCCCAGCCGACCATCTCCCACCATCTCAAGGTGCTTCGCTCCGCCGGAATCCTGGACAGCCAGCGGCGCGGCTCGTGGGTGTACTACCGGGCCATTCCCGAAGCACTACACCAGCTTTCGATCATCCTGCAGGTCGAGAGCGGAACCCCCACACCATCCGATGCCTGTGCCGAGGAGACCGTGCAATGAGCACCACCCCCACCACCGCCGATCAGTCCCCGGTGGTCAAGAAACTGTCCGCGCTGGATCGCATGCTGCCCGTCTGGATCGGCATCGCCATGGTGGCCGGCCTGCTGCTCGGTAGGCTCGTTCCCGGCCTGGGCAATGCGCTCGGAGCCGTGGAACTCGACGGCGTCTCGCTCCCGATCGCCATCGGCCTGCTGGTGATGATGTACCCGGTGCTGGCCAAGGTGCGCTACGACCGCCTCGACTCGGTGACCGGCGACCGCAAACTGCTGCTGTCCTCGCTGGTACTGAACTGGGTGTTCGGTCCCGCGTTGATGTTCGCACTGGCGTGGCTGATGCTCCCGGACCTGCCCGAGTACCGCACCGGACTGATCATCGTCGGCCTCGCCCGCTGCATCGCCATGGTGATCATCTGGAACGACCTGGCCTGTGGTGACCGGGAGGCCGCCGCGCTGCTGGTGGCGATCAACTCGGTGTTCCAGGTCTTCATGTTCGCGGCACTGGGCTGGTTCTATCTCTCCGTGCTGCCGGGCTGGCTCGGCCTGGAGCAGACCACCATCGATACGTCGGTGTGGCAGATAGCCAAGTCGGTGCTCATCTTCCTCGGCATCCCTCTGGTGGCCGGCTTCCTCACCCGCCGGTACGGCGAAAAGGCCAAGGGCCGTGAGTGGTATGAATCTCGCTTCCTGCCGAAGATCGGCCCGTGGGCGCTCTACGGTCTGCTGTTCACCATCGTGATCCTCTTTGCGCTGCAGGGTGATCAGATCATCTCCAGCCCGTGGGACGTCGCCCGGATCGCGCTGCCACTGTTGGCCTACTTCGCCATCATGTGGGGCGGCGGGTTCCTCCTCGGAGCCGCGATAGGCCTGGGCTACGAGCGCACCACGACGCTGGCGTTCACCGCTGCCGGCAACAACTTCGAGCTGGCCATCGCGGTGGCCATCGCCACCTACGGTGTGACATCCGGCCAGGCGCTGGCCGGGGTCGTCGGCCCCCTCATCGAAGTCCCCGTGCTGGTCGCCCTGGTGTACGTGTCCCTGGCGCTGCGCGGGCGATTCACGAACCGGGCCCCCGCCGTGACCGAGGAGAAGAAGTGACCCGGAAACCCGCCGTGCTGTTCGTCTGCGCGAAGAACGGTGGCAAATCGCAGATGGCCGCCGGGCTGATGCGCCAACTCGCCGGCGACGACGTGGACGTATATTCCGCCGGCACCAAACCCGCTGCGGCGGTCAACGCACTCTCGGCGGAGAGTCTGCTCGAAGTCGGGATAGACATCAGCGGCGAGACACCGAAACCGGTCGATCCACAGCGTGTTCGAGATGTCGACGTGGTCGTGATTCTGGGCAGTGAGGCACGGCTGGAACCCGTCCCCGGCACCGAATTCCAGAACTGGGACACCGACGAGCCCTCCGAGCGCGGTATCGACGGCATCGAACGCATGCGCCTGGTGCGCGATGACATCGCGATCCGGGTCAACGAGCTTCTCGCCCAACTGAAGGAGACAGTCCGATGAGCAAGGTTGAAGTATTCGAACCCGCGCTGTGTTGTGCGACCGGTGTCTGCGGCGAGGATGTGGATCAAGCACTGGTGATGTTCTCCGCCGACCTGGATTTCGTCGCCGGCCGCGGCGGCGATGTCACCCGCTACAACCTGGCCAGCGAGCCGGGCTCCTTCGCCGAGAACGAGACCGTGCGCGCATTTCTTCAGGTCGCCGGATCCGGCGGCCTACCGTTGGTTCTGGTCGATGGCGTCACCGCGATGACGGGCCGCTATCCCGATCGCAACCAGCTCGCCACCTGGGCCGGAGTCGAGGTGGCCGCACCGAACCTGCTCGGCGACAGCTGCTGTGGCAGCAGCGCTTCCGACGACTCGGGTTGTTGCTGAACTCGTGAAGTTCCTGGCGGCGTCCCCGCGGTTCCTGTTCTTCACCGGCAAGGGCGGGGTCGGCAAGACCTCGATCGCCTGCGCGTCCGCGATCCACCTGGCTCGCCAGGGCAGGCGGGTGCTGCTGGTCAGCACGGACCCGGCGTCCAACGTGGGCCAGGTCTTCGGGCTGACCATCGGCAACACCGTCACCGACATCCCCGCTATCGAAGGCCTGTCGGCCCTGGAAATCGACCCGGATCAGGCCGCCGAGGCGTATCGCGAGCGCATCATCTCTCCGGTGCGCGGCCTGTTGCCCGACAAGGAAATACAATCGATCACCGAGCAGCTCTCCGGGTCGTGTACCACCGAGATCGCCTCCTTCAACGAATTCACCGAACTGCTCACCGATTCGGACGGCCCGATGGCGCAGTTCGATCATGTGCTGTTCGACACCGCGCCGACCGGGCACACCATCCGGCTGCTGCAACTGCCCGGCTCGTGGACCGACTTTCTCAACGAGGGCAAGGGCGACGCCTCGTGCCTGGGGCCGCTGTCCGGACTCGACAAACAGCGCGCGCTCTACGCCGGGGCCGTGGCGGCCCTGGCCGACCCGCAGCGCACCCGCTTGGTGCTCGTCGCTCGCGCGCAAAGGTCCACCCTGGCCGAAATCACCCGTACACACCGTGAACTCGCGGCAATAGGGCTCACCCACCAGTACGTCGTGATCAACGGGGTGCTGCCCGCCGCTGCCACCGACGGCGACCCGCTCGCCGAGGCGATCCGCACCCGCGAGCAGCGCGCCATCGCCGATCTGCCCGAGGAACTTCGTTCACTGCCCACGGATCTGGTGGATCTCAAAACCACGAACATCGTCGGACTCGACGCACTCACGTCACTGTTCAGCCGCGAGCCGGGCGCACCGGCCGCCGCCGAGGACATTGCCCTGGACGTGGCCGATGCCCCGCTGGCCGCTCTGGTCGACGAACTCGCCCGTGGCGACCACGGCTTGATCATGTGCATGGGAAAGGGTGGCGTCGGCAAGACCACCATTGCCGCCGCCATCGCCGTCGCCCTGGCCGAGCGTGGCCATTCCGTGCATCTGACCACCACGGATCCCGCCGGCCACCTCGCCGACATGCTGCACGGCAGCATGGACAACCTGCACGTCTCCAGCATCGACCCGGTCGAGGCGACCCGCGCCTACCGCGATCATGTGCTGGCCACCAAAGGCGCCGCCCTCGACGACCGGGGAAAGGCACTGCTCGAAGAGGATCTCCGTTCGCCCTGCACCGAGGAAGTCGCCGTGTTCCAGGCCTTCTCGCGTGCCATCGGCGAATCACGCAACACATTCGTGGTCGTCGACACCGCCCCGACCGGCCACACGCTGTTGCTGCTGGATGCCACCGGCTCCTACCACCGCGAGATCGCCCGACAATTGGGCGACCGGCACTTCACCACCCCGCTGATGCGGTTGCAGGATCCTGAGCTGACCAAGGTCATCATCGTCACGCTGGCCGAGACGACCCCGGTGCTCGAAGCAGCGGGCCTGCAGCGCGAACTCGAACGCGCACAGATACACCCGTGGGCGTGGGTCATCGACAACTCGCTTGCCGCCGCGCGCCCCACCTCACCCTTGCTTCGCCGCAGGGCGGTTGCCGAACTGGTCGAGATCGACACGGTGAGAGCCGAACAGGCCGGTCGGGTAGCAGTCGTACCGCTACTGGCGACCGAACCTGTCGGCATCCCCGCACTGAAGGCGCTCACCGCTTCCGGTGCCGCCGCGGTGGGCTAGCAGCAGCCCGCGGTCACCCCCACCTTGTCATCATCGCTCGCCGGGGCCACACTGCCGCAGCAGGTTTCGCCTTCGGGACCGCGATCGTCGGAATGCTGCGGGCTGGTCCCGAACGACTCCGAATCGGCCAGCACGGTGTAGACCTCCCACCGCTCGCCGGCCGGGCCGGTCACCCAGACCTTGTCCTGCTTGGCAAAGCAACACGTGGCGCCGATCTCCTCATCGGTGAACATGCCCTCAGCGCTGAGTCGGGCGATCTCGGAGTGCACCGTGGCACTGGATTCCACCTCGACACCGAGATGGTTGATGGTGCCGCCCTGACCGGGATTCTGGAACAGAACCAGCTTCAGCGGCGGATCGGCGATCGCGAAGTTCGCGTAGCCGTCCTTCCGTTTGGCCGGTTCGGTGTTGAAGAGCGTGGAGTAGAACGTGATGGCCTCATCGAGGTCATCGACGTTGAGAGCGAGCTGAACACGGGACATTTCAGATACCTCCATACCTGTGTGACTTATATCGAATTGGCGCGCCGACATCAGGATGCCACCTTTTCGACATATGTCAATGCCATGGGTACAGTTGACGTCATGCCGAAGTCACTACCGCTGGTCGACATGTCCGCGCCGGTGTGTTGCGCACCCGTGGCCGCGGGCCCGATGGGCGATCAGGCGGCGCTGGAGATCGCCCTGCGCCTGAAGGCTCTCGCCGACCCGGCGCGGGTCAAGCTGATGTCCCTACTGTTCAGCAGTTCGGCCGACGAGGAGAACAGCAGCGATCTCGCCCGCGCCCTCGGGCTCGCCGAGTCGACCGTCAGTCATCATCTCTCCCAGCTCCGGAAGGCGGGCTTGGTGGAGTCCCAGCGGCGCGGCATGAATGTGTTTCATACAGCCCGTCGCGACGCCGTCGCCGCGCTATGCGCGGTGCTCGATCCCCACTGCTGCACCTGAGCTGCCGGCATAGGCGACATCGGCGCTGTAGACGACAAACCCCAGCCGCCGATAGGTTTTCACCGCGGCGGTGTTGTCGCCCTCCACGTACAGCGTGACATCGGCCTCGGGGCCCAGTCGCGCGGCGAGATGATGCAGCCCCAGCAACGTCAACTCGGCACCGAGGCCGCGTCCCTGCGCGTCGGGGTCCACGCCGACGACGTACACCTCGCCGAGATCCCGGGAATGGACCTTCGTCCAGTGAAAACCCAACAGCCGCGGCCCTTCAAAGGCCAGGAACAGTCCGGCGGGATCGAACCACGGTTCGGCGCGGCGCTCGTCGATGTCGGCCTCGGTCCAGCCCCCCTGCTCGGGATGCCAGGAGAAGGCCGCGTTGTTGACCCGCAACAACTCGGTGTCGTCGTCGCGTCCGGCATAGGTGCGGATCTCGTGCGTCCCAGCGACGGGTGGAAGGTCGTTGAGCGCTCGCCGCATCTGCAGTAGCTCCCGGACCGGGAGCAGCCCCAGCGCGGAGGCCAGGCCCCGGGCGGCCGGTAGATCTCCGTGCGCCCAGATCCGGGTCTGCGGCCCGCCTTCGGCGAGCCCGGTGCGAACCAACTCGGTTCCGATACCGCGGCGCCGGGCGTCGGGATGGACCACGGCCTCGGCCATGCCCGGCGCGAGGTTCAGATAGCCGAGCACCGTGTCACCGTCGCGAGCGAGCAGGTGCCGGGTGTCGTCGCGGCCCAGCTCACGCAGTACCTGATCACCGACCGGGGCGACGCCGTCGCGTGCGGTCGCCGACGTGACGATGTCGGTGATCGCGGCCCTATCCTCGGTGGACAGCCCGGTGCGCCATTCGATCACTGGCTGTGCAGCGGGCCGAACGAACCTGCGGCCGAACCGAAGTCGGATTCGCCAAGGTCCCCGTCGAGCTCGCCGTCGTAGTCGTCGGCGTCATCGAGATCATCGGCCGCCGGGGCCGGCGTGCGCCCACGCGCCGGCCGAACCGCTTTGTACCCGACGTTGCGGACGGTCCCGATCAACGATTCGTACTCGGGCCCGAGCTTGGCACGCAGCCGTCGCACGTGCACGTCGACGGTGCGGGTGCCGCCGAAGAAGTCGTACCCCCAGACCTCCTGCAGCAGCTGGGCCCGGGTGAACACCCGGCCCGCGTGCTGGGCCAGGTACTTGAGGAGTTCGAACTCCTTGTAGGTGAGATCGAGCGGGCGCCCGCGCAGCCGCGCGGTGTAGGTGCCCTCGTCGATGACGAGCTCGCCGAGCGTCACCTTGCCCACGCTCTCCTGGTCGGCGACCCCGCCGCGACGACCGACCAACAGCCGCAGCCGCGCGTCGATCTCGGCGGGCCCGGTACCGGGCAGCAGGATCTCGTCGAGTCCCCATTCCACGTTGACGGCGACCAGGCCGCCTTCATTCACCACAGCCACCACGGGGATCGAGGTCCCGGTGGTGCCCAACAGGCGACACAGGCCACGCGCGGCGGCCAGGTCGGTGCGCGCGTCGACGATCGCAATGTCGGCCGTTCCGGCTTCGAGCAGGGAGGATACTTCGGTCGGTGCCGTCCGTACGTTGTGCGCCAGCAGCGACAGCGAAGGCAGCACAGTGTCCGGGTGCGGGTCAACGGTCAGAAGTAGTAGTTCCAAAATGTCCTCCTGAGTCCTGGATCATCCCCGGGACATCGGTGTCGGAGGTCATCTTCCAGATTCATGGTTGACACGTGGCCGTTACGACCGACGATCGCATCACGATACCGTGCTACCTGCTGGTTAGCAGACCGGAACCGGTAGGTGTCCGCCCGGCGCCCCGGTGGGTGCGACAGAATGTGGCGGTGCGCAAGCTGCTGACCGGTGTCCTCGCCACGATCCTGGCGGTGGTTCTCGGCGCCGTCGGAACCGATTTCGGCGCGGCCATCTACGCCGAATACCGGCTGGCCCGCAGCGTGCGCACCGCCGCGCAGCTGCACTTCGACCCGTGGGCCAGCATCCTGGGATTCCCGTTCATCACCCAGGCACGCGCGCATCGCTACCGCGAGATCGAGATCCGCGCCAACGGCGTGCCGCACCCGGTGACCGGCAAGGTGTCGCTGGAGGCGACGCTGCACTCGATCGACCTGGTGGACTCGACCTGGCTGATCGGCCCGGACGCCACGCTGCCGGTCGGCGTCGCCGAGGCCCGGATCATCATCGACTCGACGCACGTCGGAAAGTTCATGGGCATCAAGGACCTGTTGGTCGAGGCACCCACCCGGGAGACCGAGGACGGCCTCAAGGGCGTCACCGAGTCGGGCATCTCCAGCGGCAAGGATCTGGTGTTCACCGGCACCCCGACGGCCGCGGACCTGGACGAGCGGGTCAGCGTCGCGGTCGACCTGACGGTCGCCGATCCCGACGGCAGCACGCTGGTCCTGACCGCAACCGGGGTGCTGACCGGCCCCGGCACCGCGGACGAGGCGGTACCCGAGGACAAGACCGCCGCCGTGCTGAAGGCGTTCAGTACCCGCATCCCGGGTCAGCGGTTGCCGTTCGGCCTGACGCCCACGACGGCGGGCGCCCGCGGATCCGACATCATCGTCGAGGGCATCACGGAGGGATTGACCGTGCGACTGGACGAGTTCAGACAGTCATGAACACCTCGCTGACGCTCGTCATCGTGATCGTGATCGCGGTGCTCGGCATCGGGTACCTGGTGGGCAAGATGATCACGCTGCGGTCGGGGATGATGCGGGCTGCGGCCGAGGCCTCCGATATCGACACCAGCGGACTCGGCCTGTCCACCACCGGACCGACCATCCTGCATTTCACCGCGACGTGGTGCGGCCCGTGTGCGGCGGTGCGCCGAGTCGTCGACCAGGTGTGTGCCGACCTTCCGGCGGTGGCCCATGTCGAGATCGATATGGACGAGAATCCCGAAGCTGCGCGCAGGCTTTCGGTGTTGTCCCTGCCGACCACTGTCATCTTCGGCGGCGACGGGCGGCCGCGGTACCGGACCACCGGCGTCCCGAAAGCCGCTGACCTGCGCTCGGCGCTCGAACCGCTATTGGCTTGATGCCGGTCCCTACGGGTATTGTGTGCGTCGTGACCGCCCGTCTTGAGCTGCTGCTCACCAAACGCCGCGCAGTTGATCTGTGCCGCACCGCGGGTTGTTGCTGTTGTTGTAGCTGCTGATAGCCGCGCCCTCATCTTGGTGCGCCGCTTTCACCCGGCGCCTTCGTGGTCTGCCAGCCCAGCCCAGCCAAGCAACAGGAGCATTCACATGTCAGTCGATACCGACCAGGTGGACGTCCGCGGACCCCGGTTCGTCGCCTGGATCACCACGGCCGTCCTGATCGTCACCCTGCTCGTCTCGGCGGTGAGCGTGCCCGCCTCCGCCACCATCCTGGGTCTGCAGACGGTGGTTTTCGCCATCGGTGCCGCACGGGGTCCACGGCGACACCCCTACGGCGCGGTGTTCGCCACGTTCATCGCACCGCGGCTGGGCCCGGTCACCGAGCGCGAACCGGTCGCTCCACTGCAGTTCGCGCAGCTGGTCGGATTCGTCTTCGGAGCCGTCGGCACCGCCGGCTTCGCGCTGAACGTTGCGCCGGCCGGCCTGATCGCCACCGGCTTCGCACTGTTCGCCGCATTTCTCAACGCGGCCTTCGGCATCTGCCTGGGCTGCCAGATCTACCCGCTCGTCGCGCGGTTCCGCCGCGTTCCCGCCTGACCTTCACGCACCACACAACCGAAAGGAACCACTTCATGGCACGCTCCGACGTCCTGGTCTCCACCGACTGGGCCGAGAGCAATCTCGACGCACCGAAAACGGTCTTCGTCGAGGTCGACGAGGACACGTCCGCCTACGAGGGCGGTCACATCCAGGGCGCCGTGCGCCTGGATTGGAAGACCGAGCTGCAGGATCAGGTGAAGCGCGACTTCGTCGACCAGCAGCAGTTCTCGAAGCTGTTGTCCGACAAGGGCATCGCCAATGACGACACCGTCATCCTGTACGGCGGCAACAACAACTGGTTCGCCGCCTACGCCTACTGGTACTTCAAGCTGTACGGGCACGAGGACGTCAAGCTGCTCGACGGCGGACGCAAGAAGTGGGAGCTCGACGGGCGCCCCCTGGTGACAGAAGTCGCGGCCCGTACTGCTACTTCGTACAGTGCCGCAGCTCCCAACAACGACATCCGCGCCTTCCGCGACGAGGTCATCGCCGCGATCGGTGAGAAGAACCTGGTCGACGTCCGCTCCCCCGACGAGTTCTCCGGCAAGATCCTGGCCCCGGCGCATCTGCCGCAGGAGCAGAGCCAGCGCGCCGGCCACATCCCCACCGCCATCAGCGTGCCGTGGAGCAAGGCGGCCAACGAGGACGGCACCTTCAAGTCCGACGAAGACCTGGCCAAGCTGTACGCCGAGGCCGGTCTGGACGGCGACAAGCTGACCATCGCCTACTGCCGCATCGGTGAGCGTTCCTCGCACACCTGGTTCGTGCTGCAGGAGCTGCTGGGTCATAAGAACGTCAAGAACTACGACGGTAGTTGGACGGAATACGGCTCCCTCGTGGGTGCCCCGATCGAGTTGGGAAGTTGATATGTGCTCTGCACCGAAGCAAGGACTGACGTTGCCCGCCGGCGTCGACCTGGAGAAGGAAACGGTCATCACCGGCCGTGTCGTGGACGGCTCCGGCCAGGCCGTAGGCGGTGCGTTCGTGCGCCTGCTGGACGGCTCCGACGAATTCACCGCGGAGGTCGTCGCGTCGGCCACCGGTGACTTCCGGTTCTTCGCCGCCCCCGGCAACTGGACGCTGCGTGCGCTGTCCCCCGCCGGCAACGGCGATGCCAGCATCGCCCCCACCGGTGCCGGCATCCACGAGATCGACGTCAAGGTCGCCTAGGCCAAGGGCACTCAATCACTCCACCGGTCACCGCGCTCGGGCCTCGACTCGAGCGCGGTGACCTCTGGCGGTTAGGATCTTTTCCGTGGTGTTGTTCTTCGAATTCCTTCTCGTGGTGGCCGTCGTCGTCATCACCTGGTTTGCGCTGTACGCCGTCTATCGGCTCGTCACCGACGAGGGGTGAGCTCCGACAGCGACGCAGTCGTTCCCGGCTCGGGTGACCGGGCGGTCGCCTCTGCGCTGGAGCGGGCCAAGATCACCGCGGCCCGCAACATCCCCGCCTTCGACGACCTGCCGATCGCCGCGGACACCGCGAATCTGCGCGCGGGCGCCGACCTGCATCCCGCCCTGCTGGCCCTGTTGCCGCTCGTCGGCGTGTGGCGCGGTGAGGGCGAGGGCCACGATGCCGACGGTGACTACCGCTTCGGACAGCAGATCATCGTCTCCCACGACGGCGGCGACTACCTGAACTGGGATTCCCGGTCCTGGCGGTTGACCGAGGGCGGAGACTTCCAGGCACCCGACCTCCGCGAGACCGGATATTGGCGGTTCGTCAACGACCCGTCCGATCTCGACGAAACCCAGGCCATCGAGCTGCTGCTCGCCCATTCGGCGGGCTTCGTCGAACTGTTCTACGGCAGCCCCCTCAACCAGGCGTCCTGGGAGCTGGCCACCGACGCCCTGGCCCGCAGCAAGTCCGGCGCGCTCGTCGGCGGCGCCAAACGGCTCTACGGGATCGTCGAGGGCGGTGACCTCGCCTATGTCGAGGAGCGGGTGGACGCCGACGGCGGCCTGGTGCCGCACCTGTCGGCTCGGCTGGTCCGCTTCATCGGCTGACCGTCAAGACATAGCCGGCACCAAGCTCGCTGCCATCTGCCGCCCAGATTGCCTCCTTAACGTCGATCGCACCTGATCCGTAGAGGAGGAGAACATGACCAAGTCATCGCTGCGCACCGCCGTCCTCGGCGTTGCCGGGGCGGCGTTGTTGGCCGCGGCGGTGGCGTGCTCGTCGGAGGCCGCCGCGGCCCCCGATCACGCCGCGTTCGAGCAGTGCCTGTCCGACCACGGCGTGCCCGCACCACCCGACGGCGCACCGCCGGGCCCCGGTGGTCAGCCGGACGGTCCGCCGCCATCCGGGTCGCCCGGAAATGGCGGGACACCGCCGGCCCCACCGGGAATCGATCAGAGCACCTGGGACGGCGCCATGCAGGCCTGCCGATCGCTGGCGCCCGCGCCGCCGACCCGCTGACCGGCCCCGGACACGGAGCAGCCCCCGAGCCGTTGTTCTTGGTTGGACCAACCAAGGGCTCGGGGGCCGGGTGGCTGCTTGGAATTCGCCAGCGCTCGCAGGATGCACGATGCGCATGTGCGAAAGAGCCAAGAGCTCCGTCACACTCCTGGTGCTGCTAGCTAGCAGCCACCTCACTTGTCCGTATGTCACTCAATTTCTCGGACCACCTCCTCTCCTGTGTACGAGCGACCGTACTCCCGAAACCGTGACCCGACAACCGATTTAGCGCGACACCGCGAGGTCCACCAGACGGGCCAGCTCGCCGGCGGCCGGCGCCGGCGGCAGCGCCACCCCGTCGAGGGTGTGCACACGCGCGCCGAGCGTCACCGCTGAGAGTAGCCAAACCCCCTCGGCGGCAAGGAGATCCGCCACACACAGCGGCCGGTAGGCGCTGCGCGGCGCGATCTCGAACAGCGCGGCGACCGTGGTGCCGGCCAGGATCGGCAGCGTCGGCGGCGGGCTCAGCAGAATTTCGCTCTCCGCGATCACCACCGAGGAGCGCGGCCCCTCCAGCACCCACCCGTCGTGGTCGACGAAAATCGCGTCGCCGGCGCCGCGGCGCGCCGCCTCGCGCAGCGCAGCGACATTGAGCGCATAGGACAACGATTTCGCGCCCGTCAGCGCACCGCGCGGACCGGGGTCCAGCGTCACCGCAGCCAGCCCGCCCCGGCGGGCCGCGACGGCGCGGGCCGGCACCGCAGATACGGTCACGAACGACGCCCCCCGCCCGTGCACCAGCCGCAGCACACCGTCCGCGGATCGGCCCCACTGCACGGCCGCGATATCCACCGCCGCACGCCAGCGGTCCGGGTCCGGCCCGGGCAGCCCGGTGACCGACGCGGAGTGCTCCAGACGCGCCAGATGGGCGTCCAGCAGACACGGACGACCGGCGCGCAGCAGCATGGTCTCGAAGACACCGTCGCCTCGGGTCAGCACCGGATCGGCGGCCCGTATCAGCGGGGCCGCGGGCCCATGCCGGACGCCGTCGAGATCCACCACCACATCCGCGGATCGGGCAGTCATGGCCCGAGCGTAACCGCCGTAAGGTGGCGGTATGTCTGCAGTTCCCGCACCTGAAACCGGACCCGACGCCGGCGCCGTCTGGCATTTCGGCGACCCGTTCGGCGAACAACGCGCCGCCCAGCGCGCCGCCGTCGTGGTGGACCGCTCGCACCGCGCGGTTCTGCAACTGACCGGCCCGGAGCGCCGCAGCTGGTTGCACACCATCTCCAGCCAGCACGTCAGTGACCTGCCCGACGGGGCTGTCGCACAGAATCTGAGCCTGGACGGGCAAGGTCGTGTCGAAGATCACTGGATCCAGACCGAGCTCGACGGAGTCACCGTGCTGGACACCGAACCGTGGCGCGGCGAGCCGCTGCTGGCCTTCCTGCGCAAGATGATCTTTTGGGCCGATGTCACCGTCGACCCCGCCGACGTGGCGGTGCTCTCACTGCTGGGCCCCGGTCTGTCCGGGCCCGACGTGCTGAGCGCTCTCGGGGTCGAGGCGCTGCCGGCCCCGTGGACCGCGGTACCGCTGCCCGCGGGCGGATTCCTGCGCGGCACCCACCCCGGCGAATACGACCTGCTGGTGCCGCGGACCTCCAAGGGCGACTGGATCGCCGCGCTGACCGCCGCGGGCGTCACCAGGGCCGGCGTGTGGGCCTACGAGGCGCACCGGGTGGCCGCCATCCGCCCGCGCCTGGGCGTTGACACCGACGAGCGCACCATTCCGCACGAGATCGGCTGGATCGGCGGCCCCGGTGTGGGTGCAGTGCACCTGGACAAGGGCTGCTATCGCGGCCAGGAGACCGTCGCGCGCGTCCACAATCTCGGGAAACCGCCCCGCATGCTGGTGCTCGTGCACCTGGACGGGTCCGCGGACCGTCCGGTGACCGGCGATCCGCTGCTGGCCGGAGGCCGCGCGGTGGGGCGGCTGGGCTCCGTCGTCGACCACGTCGATGACGGTCCGATCGCCTTGGCGCTGGTGAAACGAGCCCTGCCCGCCGGCACCGAACTGACCACCGGTGGCGAGTCGGCGGTGGCGGCGGTGATCGACGCGGACTCGGTCCCGGACGTCGACGGCGTCGGTGCGGGACGGCTGGCGGTGGAGCGCCTGCGCAGCGGAGGGCGGTGAGAACCGCGGCAAGGAAGGGCCTACCAGCGGCCCGGCGCGGGGCACGGTAAAGTGTTGGCAGGACAATTAGACACACACAGATCGGAGCCGCCTGCATGTCGGGCCGCTCCGTTATTGCGCGAGGGGGTCCCAATGGGCCGCGGCCGAGCTAAGGCAAAGCAGACCAAGGTTGCTCGTGACCTGAAATACAACACGCCGGAGACTGATTTCGAGCGGCTTCAGCGCGAGCTGTCCAACAGCAGCGCCGCCGACGATTTCAACACCAGCGACGGTCCCTCCGACCGCTAC
It includes:
- a CDS encoding metalloregulator ArsR/SmtB family transcription factor: MSKWLSLIQVGPPIGRAALDESACAPLAQMFKALGDPVRLRLLSLIASSAGGEACVCDISSTFDLSQPTISHHLKVLRSAGILDSQRRGSWVYYRAIPEALHQLSIILQVESGTPTPSDACAEETVQ
- the arsD gene encoding arsenite efflux transporter metallochaperone ArsD is translated as MSKVEVFEPALCCATGVCGEDVDQALVMFSADLDFVAGRGGDVTRYNLASEPGSFAENETVRAFLQVAGSGGLPLVLVDGVTAMTGRYPDRNQLATWAGVEVAAPNLLGDSCCGSSASDDSGCC
- the arsA gene encoding arsenical pump-driving ATPase, producing the protein MKFLAASPRFLFFTGKGGVGKTSIACASAIHLARQGRRVLLVSTDPASNVGQVFGLTIGNTVTDIPAIEGLSALEIDPDQAAEAYRERIISPVRGLLPDKEIQSITEQLSGSCTTEIASFNEFTELLTDSDGPMAQFDHVLFDTAPTGHTIRLLQLPGSWTDFLNEGKGDASCLGPLSGLDKQRALYAGAVAALADPQRTRLVLVARAQRSTLAEITRTHRELAAIGLTHQYVVINGVLPAAATDGDPLAEAIRTREQRAIADLPEELRSLPTDLVDLKTTNIVGLDALTSLFSREPGAPAAAEDIALDVADAPLAALVDELARGDHGLIMCMGKGGVGKTTIAAAIAVALAERGHSVHLTTTDPAGHLADMLHGSMDNLHVSSIDPVEATRAYRDHVLATKGAALDDRGKALLEEDLRSPCTEEVAVFQAFSRAIGESRNTFVVVDTAPTGHTLLLLDATGSYHREIARQLGDRHFTTPLMRLQDPELTKVIIVTLAETTPVLEAAGLQRELERAQIHPWAWVIDNSLAAARPTSPLLRRRAVAELVEIDTVRAEQAGRVAVVPLLATEPVGIPALKALTASGAAAVG
- a CDS encoding ArsI/CadI family heavy metal resistance metalloenzyme, which encodes MSRVQLALNVDDLDEAITFYSTLFNTEPAKRKDGYANFAIADPPLKLVLFQNPGQGGTINHLGVEVESSATVHSEIARLSAEGMFTDEEIGATCCFAKQDKVWVTGPAGERWEVYTVLADSESFGTSPQHSDDRGPEGETCCGSVAPASDDDKVGVTAGCC
- a CDS encoding Rv2640c family ArsR-like transcriptional regulator, whose product is MPKSLPLVDMSAPVCCAPVAAGPMGDQAALEIALRLKALADPARVKLMSLLFSSSADEENSSDLARALGLAESTVSHHLSQLRKAGLVESQRRGMNVFHTARRDAVAALCAVLDPHCCT
- the mshD gene encoding mycothiol synthase; protein product: MIEWRTGLSTEDRAAITDIVTSATARDGVAPVGDQVLRELGRDDTRHLLARDGDTVLGYLNLAPGMAEAVVHPDARRRGIGTELVRTGLAEGGPQTRIWAHGDLPAARGLASALGLLPVRELLQMRRALNDLPPVAGTHEIRTYAGRDDDTELLRVNNAAFSWHPEQGGWTEADIDERRAEPWFDPAGLFLAFEGPRLLGFHWTKVHSRDLGEVYVVGVDPDAQGRGLGAELTLLGLHHLAARLGPEADVTLYVEGDNTAAVKTYRRLGFVVYSADVAYAGSSGAAVGIEHRA
- a CDS encoding response regulator transcription factor; this translates as MLELLLLTVDPHPDTVLPSLSLLAHNVRTAPTEVSSLLEAGTADIAIVDARTDLAAARGLCRLLGTTGTSIPVVAVVNEGGLVAVNVEWGLDEILLPGTGPAEIDARLRLLVGRRGGVADQESVGKVTLGELVIDEGTYTARLRGRPLDLTYKEFELLKYLAQHAGRVFTRAQLLQEVWGYDFFGGTRTVDVHVRRLRAKLGPEYESLIGTVRNVGYKAVRPARGRTPAPAADDLDDADDYDGELDGDLGESDFGSAAGSFGPLHSQ